One genomic window of Leptotrichia shahii includes the following:
- a CDS encoding TIGR00341 family protein: protein MIEKIKHEKYKILKRNIIEDSDFTKETMFILICAMIIASIGLNTNSVAVIIGAMLISPLMSPIQSLGLGLSNGNLKRVYVSLFRLGIFILISVVSSTFYFLVSPINDATPQILARTYPTLWDVLIAIFGGTAGVIGKTKEDGGNVVPGVAIATALMPPLCVVGFGIAHGNLKIFLGAGYLFIINVFFIMIATLVGLIVYSGNIFEAGHKISIKKQIIFYIVSLIIIIPSIYTAITLVQDTARENSLKKFISKELNNHYVFDNSVNKKDKTVTLKIVGEAFKKQDIEKLEKKLEKYKLKNYKLKIQQLSNEKYLTAQDLSKYLNEEKIKENAEDVSLPIENKNQEILENDLKTVENILYKNFSNNISEVKIGKLIDANNNENFVVLIIGNETMTDEIAEKIKNLEFNTEKNYKIIVEKN from the coding sequence ATGATAGAAAAAATAAAACATGAGAAATACAAGATTTTAAAAAGAAATATTATTGAAGATTCTGATTTTACAAAGGAAACAATGTTTATTCTGATTTGTGCAATGATTATAGCTTCAATAGGATTAAATACAAATTCTGTTGCAGTAATTATTGGAGCAATGTTGATTTCGCCACTAATGTCGCCAATTCAGTCGCTAGGATTGGGATTATCAAATGGAAATTTAAAAAGAGTTTATGTGTCACTTTTTAGATTGGGAATTTTTATATTAATAAGTGTAGTAAGTTCCACTTTTTATTTTTTAGTAAGCCCTATAAATGATGCAACACCACAGATACTAGCAAGAACTTATCCTACTTTATGGGATGTTTTAATCGCAATTTTTGGTGGAACTGCAGGAGTAATTGGAAAAACAAAAGAAGATGGTGGAAATGTAGTTCCTGGAGTAGCTATTGCAACAGCATTAATGCCTCCTTTGTGTGTAGTAGGATTTGGGATTGCTCATGGGAATCTGAAAATTTTTCTTGGAGCAGGATATTTGTTTATAATAAATGTATTTTTTATAATGATAGCAACATTAGTTGGCTTGATAGTTTATTCTGGAAATATTTTTGAAGCAGGACATAAAATTTCAATAAAAAAACAAATAATATTTTATATAGTAAGTTTAATCATAATTATTCCAAGTATATATACAGCAATAACTTTAGTTCAAGATACAGCGAGAGAAAATTCATTAAAAAAATTTATTTCAAAGGAATTAAATAATCATTATGTTTTTGATAATTCTGTTAATAAAAAAGATAAAACTGTTACTTTAAAAATTGTAGGAGAGGCTTTTAAAAAACAGGATATTGAAAAATTAGAAAAAAAACTGGAAAAATATAAATTAAAAAACTATAAATTAAAAATACAGCAGTTATCCAATGAAAAGTACTTAACAGCACAGGACTTATCAAAATATCTGAACGAAGAAAAAATAAAAGAAAATGCTGAAGATGTTTCATTACCGATTGAAAATAAAAATCAAGAAATTTTGGAAAATGATTTAAAAACTGTTGAAAATATTTTATATAAAAATTTTTCAAATAACATTAGTGAAGTTAAAATTGGGAAACTGATAGATGCAAATAATAATGAAAACTTTGTTGTTTTAATTATTGGAAATGAAACAATGACAGATGAAATTGCTGAAAAAATAAAAAATCTTGAGTTTAATACTGAGAAAAATTATAAAATTATTGTTGAAAAAAATTAA
- the rpmF gene encoding 50S ribosomal protein L32, with amino-acid sequence MAVPKKRTSKAKRNMRRSHDSIKAPNIIVEADGSIRRPHRLNLETGVYRGRQVIANEATEAE; translated from the coding sequence ATGGCAGTACCTAAGAAAAGAACCTCTAAAGCGAAAAGAAACATGAGAAGATCACATGATTCAATTAAAGCTCCAAATATTATTGTAGAAGCTGATGGATCAATAAGAAGACCACACAGATTAAACCTTGAAACAGGAGTTTACAGAGGCAGACAAGTAATAGCTAACGAAGCTACAGAAGCTGAGTAG
- a CDS encoding beta-ketoacyl-ACP synthase III: MKVGILGTGSYVPEKIMTNDDLAKIVDTNDEWITVRTGIKERRIADENEATSDLAFRAAQRAIETAGIDKNEIDLVIVATMTPDYGTPSTAALVQDKLGINAAAFDLSAACTGFVYAYSAGHSFVKAGLYKKVLVIGAETMSRVIDWTDRGTCILFGDGAGAVVLGEVETGGYLASHLVADGSGAKELLVPSGGTKEPVSKEKIEAKDIYLKMNGREIFKFAVRVFPETVENVLKQAGIAADDIDLFIPHQANIRIIESIAKRFKQPLDKFFVNLNKYGNTSAGSIPIALDEAIKEGKLKKGDKFVATGFGGGLTYGSIMVEISK; encoded by the coding sequence ATGAAAGTTGGAATTTTAGGAACAGGATCTTATGTACCTGAAAAGATAATGACAAATGATGATTTAGCAAAGATTGTGGATACAAATGATGAATGGATAACAGTTAGAACTGGTATCAAAGAAAGAAGGATTGCAGATGAAAATGAAGCTACATCTGATTTGGCATTTAGAGCTGCACAAAGAGCAATTGAAACTGCAGGGATAGATAAAAATGAAATTGATTTGGTTATTGTTGCAACTATGACTCCTGATTACGGGACTCCGTCAACTGCAGCGTTAGTTCAGGATAAATTGGGGATAAATGCGGCAGCATTTGATTTGAGTGCGGCTTGTACTGGATTTGTTTATGCTTATTCGGCTGGTCATAGCTTTGTTAAGGCAGGACTTTATAAAAAGGTGCTAGTTATTGGGGCAGAAACTATGTCAAGAGTAATTGACTGGACAGATAGAGGAACTTGCATTTTATTTGGAGACGGTGCAGGGGCTGTTGTGCTTGGAGAAGTAGAAACTGGAGGTTATTTAGCAAGCCATCTTGTAGCTGATGGTTCAGGGGCAAAAGAGCTTTTAGTACCATCTGGAGGAACTAAAGAACCTGTATCAAAGGAAAAGATTGAGGCTAAAGATATTTATTTAAAGATGAACGGAAGAGAAATATTTAAATTCGCAGTAAGAGTATTTCCTGAAACAGTGGAAAATGTTTTAAAACAGGCTGGGATTGCTGCAGATGATATTGATTTGTTTATTCCGCATCAAGCAAATATCAGAATTATTGAATCAATTGCCAAAAGATTTAAACAACCACTAGATAAATTTTTTGTAAACCTTAATAAATATGGAAATACTTCAGCTGGTTCAATTCCAATAGCACTCGATGAAGCTATAAAGGAAGGAAAACTGAAAAAAGGAGATAAATTTGTCGCTACTGGATTTGGTGGAGGATTGACTTATGGTTCAATTATGGTCGAGATTTCAAAGTAA
- a CDS encoding DEAD/DEAH box helicase has product MERIFDRLRKSTPLFIVGRGVEYFNEQKVKLMMFMKKGNKIEVESQVDGNYKNVYNVNITYFYEDGKLDNRIIYSCDCPNFKDKKKPCKHIIATGMAADAEIKARNIYFKENREFKREKEGKNCSNHIKIAEDEEYDEIFKEAEKFLREEKENIYEKIEEEEIKQFSEKLEKLKKRIDKTKISDSEKNEYKLALEIEQLSSTVSALRVKAGEKSLHYVKDLESFIYSVENEQFYEVTKKNIYNPDLHYFNETDKKVIKNLSNYFKKKNEFGMNFNNNNNYYYGNPQGEIMNPMLAEQIFSAIENKKTIRSGSKTIYVTGEYEPIFAFQKDKFGKEKIILRDFVVLSSASRYFTLKNGVSNIEKFHKMSDAEWEIMNALTDGTRKGTEYLNEMSGKLFDEIKEVLSKYEIPIAKVTKKYGAVNIFVEEGNGKNKLQVTISCLEESIRTDDGYFIPKKNKKLQREISEDFQKYADAQIIDLEYRMYVGFRAKQLKSDDIVLVIDRNEFLTMADIIDEKYSEKVNINVSDKIKKVRKIGVDINIRSAENELFSVNFNIEGIDEDDVETVLESVRNEEKFVTLSSGELVKIANRSAEEMAGIVDVMSDLRVGENKISKIKALQLAQVSRSINEKLNEIEEFKQLFQRIKKRENKEPSIIKVKLFPYQQIGFNWLKNMYDIGFGGILADDMGLGKTLQAISLISEIQLENEDLLGIIIVPTSLLHNWKEEFYKFSDIKPILVEGNAETRKELVKKTEKGILITTYQTFRNDVKNYKDKKFDVAILDEAQNIKNVSSLVKKATSKLESAVNFALTGTPIENSIMELWSIFDFILPGYLDNITKFRKKYKNSLNNPDSKKIFNLKNIVSPFILQRTKDEVLTELPEKVENNMIVELSKEQKKLYMAYVKRAKKELREFDKEENNNLKVLAILTKLRQICNSPQLFDENYTGEVAKIELLKELMPDILSNGHRILIFSQFLGTLEEIKEELEKEKVEYFYIDGSVKSKERMEISKKFNSGEGQVVLISLKAGGTGLNLIGADVVIHYDPWWNFAVENQASDRAHRIGQKKSVQVIKLIIEGTIEEKIIKIQENKRTLSENILGKNNGNNNKDSKEIFEMDEKELMELLNFEK; this is encoded by the coding sequence TTGGAAAGAATATTTGACAGATTGAGAAAATCAACTCCTTTGTTTATTGTGGGTAGGGGAGTTGAGTATTTTAATGAGCAAAAAGTAAAATTAATGATGTTTATGAAAAAAGGTAATAAAATAGAGGTGGAATCACAAGTTGATGGAAATTATAAAAATGTTTATAATGTTAATATAACTTATTTTTATGAAGACGGAAAGTTAGATAATAGAATTATATATAGTTGTGATTGTCCTAACTTTAAAGATAAAAAAAAGCCTTGTAAGCATATTATTGCGACTGGGATGGCTGCGGATGCTGAGATTAAGGCTAGGAATATTTATTTTAAGGAAAATAGGGAATTTAAAAGAGAGAAAGAAGGTAAGAATTGCAGTAATCATATAAAAATTGCAGAAGATGAAGAGTATGATGAAATTTTTAAGGAGGCTGAAAAATTTTTAAGAGAAGAAAAAGAAAATATTTATGAGAAGATTGAAGAAGAAGAAATTAAACAATTTAGCGAAAAGCTGGAAAAATTAAAAAAAAGAATTGATAAAACTAAGATTTCAGATTCAGAAAAAAACGAGTATAAACTGGCACTTGAAATAGAGCAATTATCGTCTACAGTATCAGCATTGAGAGTAAAGGCAGGAGAAAAAAGTTTGCATTATGTAAAGGATTTAGAATCTTTTATTTATTCAGTAGAAAATGAGCAGTTTTATGAAGTTACTAAAAAAAATATTTATAATCCAGATTTGCATTATTTTAATGAAACAGATAAAAAGGTCATAAAAAACCTTAGCAACTATTTTAAGAAAAAAAATGAGTTTGGAATGAATTTTAATAATAATAATAATTATTATTATGGAAATCCGCAAGGTGAAATAATGAATCCAATGCTGGCAGAACAGATATTTTCAGCCATAGAAAATAAAAAGACGATAAGATCTGGTAGCAAGACAATTTATGTGACTGGAGAATACGAGCCAATATTTGCGTTTCAAAAAGATAAATTTGGAAAAGAGAAAATAATTCTAAGGGATTTTGTAGTTTTATCATCAGCAAGTCGTTATTTTACCTTAAAAAACGGTGTGTCAAATATTGAAAAATTTCATAAAATGAGTGATGCAGAGTGGGAAATAATGAATGCTCTTACAGATGGAACTAGGAAGGGGACAGAATATCTGAATGAAATGTCAGGAAAGCTGTTTGATGAAATAAAGGAAGTGCTATCAAAATATGAAATTCCAATTGCTAAGGTTACGAAAAAGTACGGAGCAGTAAATATTTTTGTAGAGGAAGGCAATGGGAAAAATAAACTTCAAGTAACGATTTCCTGCCTTGAGGAAAGTATTAGGACAGATGATGGCTATTTTATTCCTAAAAAAAATAAAAAACTTCAAAGGGAAATTTCTGAAGATTTTCAAAAATATGCAGATGCTCAGATTATTGATTTAGAGTATAGAATGTATGTTGGATTTAGGGCAAAGCAGTTAAAATCAGATGACATTGTGCTAGTGATTGATAGAAATGAATTTTTAACAATGGCTGATATTATTGATGAAAAGTATTCAGAAAAGGTGAATATTAATGTGAGTGATAAAATAAAAAAAGTTCGTAAAATTGGTGTGGATATTAATATAAGATCTGCTGAAAATGAACTTTTTAGTGTGAATTTTAATATTGAAGGAATTGATGAAGATGATGTTGAAACAGTTTTAGAATCAGTGAGAAATGAAGAAAAATTTGTGACATTGTCGAGTGGCGAACTTGTAAAAATAGCTAATAGAAGTGCTGAAGAAATGGCTGGAATTGTTGATGTAATGAGTGATCTGCGAGTTGGTGAAAATAAAATTTCTAAAATAAAGGCTCTGCAGCTGGCACAAGTTTCTAGAAGTATTAATGAGAAATTGAATGAAATAGAGGAATTTAAGCAACTTTTTCAAAGAATAAAAAAACGTGAAAATAAAGAGCCGTCAATCATAAAAGTAAAACTCTTTCCTTATCAGCAAATTGGGTTTAATTGGCTTAAAAATATGTATGATATTGGATTTGGCGGAATTTTGGCAGATGATATGGGGCTTGGGAAAACTTTACAGGCAATTTCGCTTATTTCGGAAATTCAGTTGGAAAATGAAGATTTGCTTGGGATAATTATTGTTCCAACTTCACTTTTGCATAACTGGAAGGAGGAATTTTATAAATTTTCGGATATAAAGCCGATTCTTGTAGAAGGGAATGCTGAGACAAGGAAAGAATTAGTTAAAAAAACTGAAAAAGGGATTCTAATAACCACTTATCAGACTTTTAGAAATGATGTGAAAAATTATAAGGATAAAAAATTTGATGTGGCGATATTGGATGAAGCACAAAATATAAAAAATGTGTCTTCTCTTGTAAAAAAAGCGACAAGCAAGTTAGAAAGTGCTGTAAACTTTGCTTTGACAGGAACTCCGATTGAAAATAGCATTATGGAACTTTGGTCAATTTTTGACTTTATTTTGCCTGGTTATCTTGATAATATAACAAAATTTAGAAAAAAATATAAAAATTCCTTAAATAATCCAGATTCAAAAAAAATATTTAATTTGAAAAATATAGTTTCTCCATTTATTCTGCAAAGAACAAAAGATGAAGTGCTAACAGAATTGCCTGAAAAAGTTGAAAATAATATGATTGTAGAATTGAGCAAAGAGCAGAAAAAGCTGTATATGGCTTATGTTAAAAGGGCGAAGAAGGAGCTTAGGGAATTTGACAAGGAGGAAAATAACAATTTAAAAGTTTTGGCAATTTTGACAAAATTACGGCAAATTTGTAATTCACCACAATTATTTGATGAAAATTATACTGGGGAAGTTGCTAAAATTGAGTTGTTAAAGGAATTAATGCCTGATATTTTATCAAATGGACATAGAATACTTATATTTTCACAATTTTTAGGAACATTGGAAGAAATAAAGGAAGAATTGGAAAAAGAAAAAGTAGAATATTTTTACATTGATGGAAGTGTAAAGTCCAAAGAAAGAATGGAAATTTCTAAAAAATTTAATTCAGGCGAAGGGCAAGTTGTTTTAATTTCCCTAAAAGCTGGAGGAACAGGACTAAATTTAATTGGAGCAGATGTCGTAATTCACTATGATCCGTGGTGGAATTTTGCTGTAGAAAATCAGGCTAGTGATAGAGCTCACAGAATCGGTCAGAAAAAGAGTGTTCAAGTTATTAAACTTATAATAGAAGGAACAATTGAGGAAAAAATAATAAAAATTCAGGAAAATAAACGAACTTTAAGTGAAAATATTTTAGGAAAAAATAATGGAAATAATAATAAAGATTCAAAAGAGATTTTTGAGATGGATGAAAAGGAATTGATGGAACTTTTGAATTTTGAGAAATAA
- a CDS encoding GNAT family N-acetyltransferase: MKVVEWDRKENIRKYIIDALEIDPKFSFDKENEDIFFLYNGKKLYGYAVFILNDTAKLKKIFISSKLRNNGYGTFLLKYIINWITRKNFDSLIITNHKKMNNFLEKQRFIKTEDGYILNNLREVKRQEKNMLYLSKFAICINIVLAVLKIVAGKIFYSMSLLSDGLNSLSDLITNVLVIVGLKVGSNPEDKEHPFGHGKIESVFSVIIGTFIMITAFELIKDNFSKLISFSGENNLNVTFIPIVITVLAVLIKIFQLAFMKKRAKKYNNALINSLLTDYKTDIVISISVLAGLLLSKIHPAFDTVVGFIVSMYIIKSGYELIKENSLILLDSQDDALIEKIRSEILQFEEIENAHDFRMTTSGKDIYMFVDVRMDKNKTIEEAHDITNKISKKIKHKYKNIKRLLIHIEPVYEDD; encoded by the coding sequence ATGAAAGTAGTCGAATGGGATAGAAAGGAGAATATTAGAAAATATATAATAGATGCATTGGAGATAGATCCGAAATTTTCTTTTGATAAAGAAAACGAAGATATATTTTTTTTATACAATGGAAAAAAACTATACGGATATGCAGTTTTTATTCTGAATGATACTGCAAAATTAAAAAAAATATTTATTAGTTCAAAATTGAGAAATAACGGATATGGAACATTTCTTTTAAAATATATAATTAATTGGATTACAAGGAAAAATTTTGACTCACTAATTATAACAAATCATAAAAAAATGAACAATTTTCTTGAAAAACAAAGATTTATTAAAACAGAAGACGGGTACATATTAAATAATCTGAGAGAAGTTAAAAGGCAGGAAAAAAATATGTTATATCTTTCCAAGTTTGCGATTTGTATAAATATTGTTCTGGCTGTACTCAAAATTGTGGCTGGGAAGATTTTTTACAGTATGTCGCTGCTTTCTGACGGGTTAAATTCACTTTCTGATTTAATTACGAATGTGCTGGTTATTGTGGGATTAAAGGTTGGAAGCAATCCTGAGGATAAGGAGCATCCGTTTGGACATGGAAAGATAGAGTCGGTTTTTAGTGTGATAATTGGTACATTTATAATGATAACGGCTTTTGAGCTGATAAAAGATAATTTTTCAAAGCTGATTTCCTTTAGCGGTGAAAATAATTTGAATGTTACATTTATTCCAATAGTTATAACAGTTTTGGCAGTTTTAATAAAAATTTTTCAGTTAGCTTTTATGAAAAAAAGAGCTAAAAAATATAATAATGCCTTGATAAATTCACTTCTTACAGATTATAAGACAGATATTGTGATTTCTATTTCGGTTCTTGCTGGACTTCTTTTGTCAAAGATTCATCCTGCATTTGATACAGTTGTAGGATTTATTGTGTCGATGTATATTATAAAGAGCGGTTATGAACTGATAAAGGAAAATTCTTTGATATTGCTGGATTCACAAGATGATGCTCTGATTGAAAAAATTCGTTCAGAAATATTACAATTTGAAGAAATTGAAAATGCACACGATTTTCGCATGACTACTTCTGGAAAAGACATTTATATGTTTGTGGATGTACGAATGGATAAAAATAAGACGATTGAAGAAGCACACGATATTACAAATAAAATTTCAAAAAAAATTAAGCATAAATATAAAAATATAAAAAGGCTTTTGATTCATATTGAGCCTGTTTATGAAGATGATTAA